A single window of Phyllostomus discolor isolate MPI-MPIP mPhyDis1 chromosome 13, mPhyDis1.pri.v3, whole genome shotgun sequence DNA harbors:
- the ZNF84 gene encoding zinc finger protein 84 isoform X1: MTMLQEPFSFEDLSVDFTQKEWQLLDPSQKDLYKDVMLENYSSLVALGYEFMKPDVIFKLEQGEEPWIGDGEVPSSESPEQVLQVNSHMMWHQDNQEKLKNVKQDYECDTFGKNFNMNINLVPLRKSNGEGDVDGLILKHNLDLLLPKVDYRKTEPGDLNVFDKLFLHGKTEENDTWLKYYECDKYDKIIYKKSQIIIYHRNRLGEKLYECSECRKRFSKRSSLIKHQSRHVRELAYGCGKCGKTFPQKSQFVTHHRTHTGEKPYNCSQCGKAFSQKSQLTSHQRTHTGEKPYECGECGKAFSRKSHLISHWRTHTGEKPYVCSECGRAFSEKSNLINHQRIHTGEKPFECRECRKAFSRKSQLVTHHRTHTGTKPYGCSDCRKAFFEKSELIRHQTIHTGEKPYECGECQKAFRERSSLINHQRTHTGEKPHGCIQCGKAFSQKSHLISHQMTHTGEKPFVCSKCGRAFSRKSQLVRHQRTHTGEKPYGCSECGKAFSEKLSLTNHQRIHTGEKPYVCTECGKAFCQKSHLISHQRTHTGEKPYECTECGKAFGEKSSLATHQRTHTGEKPYECRDCEKAFSQKSQLNTHQRIHTGEKPYECSLCRKAFFEKSELIRHHRTHTGEKPYECGECRKAFREKSSLINHQRIHTGEKPFQCSECGKAFSRKSHLIPHQRTHTGERPYGCSECMKAFSQKSQLVNHQRIHTGEKPYQCNECGKAFSQKSQLINHQRTHTVKK, encoded by the exons ATGACCATGTTGCAG GAGCCGTTCTCATTTGAAGATTTGTCTGTGGACTTCACCCAGAAGGAATGGCAACTGCTGGACCCCTCTCAGAAGGACTTATACAAGGATGTCATGCTGGAGAACTATAGCAGCCTGGTGGCACTGG GGTATGAATTTATGAAACCTGATGTCATCTTCAAGTTGGAACAAGGAGAAGAGCCTTGGATAGGAGATGGAGAGGTTCCAAGTTCAGAGTCTCCAG aacaAGTCTTACAAGTAAATAGTCATATGATGTGGCACCAGGATAACCAAGAGAAgcttaaaaatgtgaaacaagATTATGAATGTGatacatttggaaaaaatttCAATATGAACATAAACCTTGTTCCTTTAAGGAAGTCAAATGGTGAAGGTGATGTAGAtggattaattttaaaacacaatttagaCCTACTTCTTCCAAAAGTTGATtatagaaaaacagaaccagGTGACTTAAATGTATTTGATAAATTGTTTCTCCATGGCAAGACTGAAGAAAATGATACTTGGTTAAAATACTATGAGTGTGATAAATACGACAAAATTATCTATAAGAAGTCACAGATTATTATATACCACAGAAATCGTTTAGGGGAGAAGCTTTATGAATGCAGTGAATGCAGGAAACGCTTCAGTAAGAGATCAAGTCTCATTAAACACCAGAGCAGACATGTACGAGAGTTAGCCTACGGCTGTGGTAAATGTGGCAAAACCTTTCCCCAGAAGTCACAGTTTGTCACACACCACAGAACTcatacaggagagaaaccttataattGTAGccagtgtgggaaagccttctcTCAGAAGTCACAGCTCACATCCCATCAGAGGAcacacactggagagaaaccatatgaatgtggtgaatgtgggaaagccttctcCCGGAAGTCACATCTTATATCACACTGGAGGACACATACAGGGGAAAAACCCTACGTATGCAGCGAATGTGGGAGAGCCTTTAGCGAAAAGTCAAAtctcattaatcatcagagaatccatacaggagagaaaccctttGAGTGCAGAGAATGCAGGAAGGCTTTTAGCAGGAAGTCACAGCTTGTTACACATCACAGGACTCACACAGGAACCAAACCTTACGGATGTAGTGATTGTAGAAAAGCCTTCTTTGAGAAATCAGAGCTCATTAGACACCAGAcaattcacactggagagaagccttatgaatgtGGCGAATGCCAGAAAGCCTTTAGAGAGAGGTCAAGTCTCATCAATCATCAGAGaactcacacaggagagaaacctcatGGATGCATtcagtgtgggaaagccttctcCCAGAAGTCACATCTGATATCACATCAGATGACACACACCGGTGAGAAACCCTTTGTATGTAGCAAGTGTGGGCGGGCCTTCAGCAGGAAGTCTCAGCTTGTTAGACATCAGAGaactcacacaggagagaaaccctatggctgcagtgagtgtgggaaagctttcagtgAGAAATTAAgcctcactaatcatcagagaattcacacaggagaaaagccCTATGTGTGCactgaatgtgggaaagccttttgTCAGAAGTCACATCTCATATCACATCAGCGgacacacacaggagagaaaccctatgaatgcaccgaatgtgggaaagcctttggAGAGAAGTCAAGTCTTGCAACTCACCAGAGAACTCATACGGGAGAAAAACCCTATGAATGCCGGGACTGTGAAAAAGCCTTTTCCCAGAAATCCCAGCTCAATACTCACCAGAGAatccacacaggagagaaaccttatgaatgcaGTCTTTGTAGGAAAgctttctttgagaaatcagagCTAATTAGACATCACCGAACTCATACAGGAGAAAAACCTTATGAATGTGGTGAATGTAGAAAAGCCTTCAGGGAGAAATCAAGTCTCATCAATCATCAGAGAATacatacaggagagaaaccctttCAGTGCAGTGAATGTGGCAAAGCCTTCTCCCGGAAATCACACCTGATACCACATCAGAGGACACATACAGGAGAGAGGCCCTATGGATGCAGTGAGTGTATGAAGGCGTTCTCCCAGAAGTCACAGCTTgttaatcatcagagaattcataccgGAGAGAAACCTTATcaatgtaatgaatgtgggaaagccttctcCCAAAAGTCACAgctcattaatcatcagagaactcATACAGTAAAGAAATGA
- the ZNF84 gene encoding zinc finger protein 84 isoform X3 has product MKPDVIFKLEQGEEPWIGDGEVPSSESPEQVLQVNSHMMWHQDNQEKLKNVKQDYECDTFGKNFNMNINLVPLRKSNGEGDVDGLILKHNLDLLLPKVDYRKTEPGDLNVFDKLFLHGKTEENDTWLKYYECDKYDKIIYKKSQIIIYHRNRLGEKLYECSECRKRFSKRSSLIKHQSRHVRELAYGCGKCGKTFPQKSQFVTHHRTHTGEKPYNCSQCGKAFSQKSQLTSHQRTHTGEKPYECGECGKAFSRKSHLISHWRTHTGEKPYVCSECGRAFSEKSNLINHQRIHTGEKPFECRECRKAFSRKSQLVTHHRTHTGTKPYGCSDCRKAFFEKSELIRHQTIHTGEKPYECGECQKAFRERSSLINHQRTHTGEKPHGCIQCGKAFSQKSHLISHQMTHTGEKPFVCSKCGRAFSRKSQLVRHQRTHTGEKPYGCSECGKAFSEKLSLTNHQRIHTGEKPYVCTECGKAFCQKSHLISHQRTHTGEKPYECTECGKAFGEKSSLATHQRTHTGEKPYECRDCEKAFSQKSQLNTHQRIHTGEKPYECSLCRKAFFEKSELIRHHRTHTGEKPYECGECRKAFREKSSLINHQRIHTGEKPFQCSECGKAFSRKSHLIPHQRTHTGERPYGCSECMKAFSQKSQLVNHQRIHTGEKPYQCNECGKAFSQKSQLINHQRTHTVKK; this is encoded by the exons ATGAAACCTGATGTCATCTTCAAGTTGGAACAAGGAGAAGAGCCTTGGATAGGAGATGGAGAGGTTCCAAGTTCAGAGTCTCCAG aacaAGTCTTACAAGTAAATAGTCATATGATGTGGCACCAGGATAACCAAGAGAAgcttaaaaatgtgaaacaagATTATGAATGTGatacatttggaaaaaatttCAATATGAACATAAACCTTGTTCCTTTAAGGAAGTCAAATGGTGAAGGTGATGTAGAtggattaattttaaaacacaatttagaCCTACTTCTTCCAAAAGTTGATtatagaaaaacagaaccagGTGACTTAAATGTATTTGATAAATTGTTTCTCCATGGCAAGACTGAAGAAAATGATACTTGGTTAAAATACTATGAGTGTGATAAATACGACAAAATTATCTATAAGAAGTCACAGATTATTATATACCACAGAAATCGTTTAGGGGAGAAGCTTTATGAATGCAGTGAATGCAGGAAACGCTTCAGTAAGAGATCAAGTCTCATTAAACACCAGAGCAGACATGTACGAGAGTTAGCCTACGGCTGTGGTAAATGTGGCAAAACCTTTCCCCAGAAGTCACAGTTTGTCACACACCACAGAACTcatacaggagagaaaccttataattGTAGccagtgtgggaaagccttctcTCAGAAGTCACAGCTCACATCCCATCAGAGGAcacacactggagagaaaccatatgaatgtggtgaatgtgggaaagccttctcCCGGAAGTCACATCTTATATCACACTGGAGGACACATACAGGGGAAAAACCCTACGTATGCAGCGAATGTGGGAGAGCCTTTAGCGAAAAGTCAAAtctcattaatcatcagagaatccatacaggagagaaaccctttGAGTGCAGAGAATGCAGGAAGGCTTTTAGCAGGAAGTCACAGCTTGTTACACATCACAGGACTCACACAGGAACCAAACCTTACGGATGTAGTGATTGTAGAAAAGCCTTCTTTGAGAAATCAGAGCTCATTAGACACCAGAcaattcacactggagagaagccttatgaatgtGGCGAATGCCAGAAAGCCTTTAGAGAGAGGTCAAGTCTCATCAATCATCAGAGaactcacacaggagagaaacctcatGGATGCATtcagtgtgggaaagccttctcCCAGAAGTCACATCTGATATCACATCAGATGACACACACCGGTGAGAAACCCTTTGTATGTAGCAAGTGTGGGCGGGCCTTCAGCAGGAAGTCTCAGCTTGTTAGACATCAGAGaactcacacaggagagaaaccctatggctgcagtgagtgtgggaaagctttcagtgAGAAATTAAgcctcactaatcatcagagaattcacacaggagaaaagccCTATGTGTGCactgaatgtgggaaagccttttgTCAGAAGTCACATCTCATATCACATCAGCGgacacacacaggagagaaaccctatgaatgcaccgaatgtgggaaagcctttggAGAGAAGTCAAGTCTTGCAACTCACCAGAGAACTCATACGGGAGAAAAACCCTATGAATGCCGGGACTGTGAAAAAGCCTTTTCCCAGAAATCCCAGCTCAATACTCACCAGAGAatccacacaggagagaaaccttatgaatgcaGTCTTTGTAGGAAAgctttctttgagaaatcagagCTAATTAGACATCACCGAACTCATACAGGAGAAAAACCTTATGAATGTGGTGAATGTAGAAAAGCCTTCAGGGAGAAATCAAGTCTCATCAATCATCAGAGAATacatacaggagagaaaccctttCAGTGCAGTGAATGTGGCAAAGCCTTCTCCCGGAAATCACACCTGATACCACATCAGAGGACACATACAGGAGAGAGGCCCTATGGATGCAGTGAGTGTATGAAGGCGTTCTCCCAGAAGTCACAGCTTgttaatcatcagagaattcataccgGAGAGAAACCTTATcaatgtaatgaatgtgggaaagccttctcCCAAAAGTCACAgctcattaatcatcagagaactcATACAGTAAAGAAATGA
- the ZNF84 gene encoding zinc finger protein 84 isoform X2, producing MAKEPFSFEDLSVDFTQKEWQLLDPSQKDLYKDVMLENYSSLVALGYEFMKPDVIFKLEQGEEPWIGDGEVPSSESPEQVLQVNSHMMWHQDNQEKLKNVKQDYECDTFGKNFNMNINLVPLRKSNGEGDVDGLILKHNLDLLLPKVDYRKTEPGDLNVFDKLFLHGKTEENDTWLKYYECDKYDKIIYKKSQIIIYHRNRLGEKLYECSECRKRFSKRSSLIKHQSRHVRELAYGCGKCGKTFPQKSQFVTHHRTHTGEKPYNCSQCGKAFSQKSQLTSHQRTHTGEKPYECGECGKAFSRKSHLISHWRTHTGEKPYVCSECGRAFSEKSNLINHQRIHTGEKPFECRECRKAFSRKSQLVTHHRTHTGTKPYGCSDCRKAFFEKSELIRHQTIHTGEKPYECGECQKAFRERSSLINHQRTHTGEKPHGCIQCGKAFSQKSHLISHQMTHTGEKPFVCSKCGRAFSRKSQLVRHQRTHTGEKPYGCSECGKAFSEKLSLTNHQRIHTGEKPYVCTECGKAFCQKSHLISHQRTHTGEKPYECTECGKAFGEKSSLATHQRTHTGEKPYECRDCEKAFSQKSQLNTHQRIHTGEKPYECSLCRKAFFEKSELIRHHRTHTGEKPYECGECRKAFREKSSLINHQRIHTGEKPFQCSECGKAFSRKSHLIPHQRTHTGERPYGCSECMKAFSQKSQLVNHQRIHTGEKPYQCNECGKAFSQKSQLINHQRTHTVKK from the exons GAGCCGTTCTCATTTGAAGATTTGTCTGTGGACTTCACCCAGAAGGAATGGCAACTGCTGGACCCCTCTCAGAAGGACTTATACAAGGATGTCATGCTGGAGAACTATAGCAGCCTGGTGGCACTGG GGTATGAATTTATGAAACCTGATGTCATCTTCAAGTTGGAACAAGGAGAAGAGCCTTGGATAGGAGATGGAGAGGTTCCAAGTTCAGAGTCTCCAG aacaAGTCTTACAAGTAAATAGTCATATGATGTGGCACCAGGATAACCAAGAGAAgcttaaaaatgtgaaacaagATTATGAATGTGatacatttggaaaaaatttCAATATGAACATAAACCTTGTTCCTTTAAGGAAGTCAAATGGTGAAGGTGATGTAGAtggattaattttaaaacacaatttagaCCTACTTCTTCCAAAAGTTGATtatagaaaaacagaaccagGTGACTTAAATGTATTTGATAAATTGTTTCTCCATGGCAAGACTGAAGAAAATGATACTTGGTTAAAATACTATGAGTGTGATAAATACGACAAAATTATCTATAAGAAGTCACAGATTATTATATACCACAGAAATCGTTTAGGGGAGAAGCTTTATGAATGCAGTGAATGCAGGAAACGCTTCAGTAAGAGATCAAGTCTCATTAAACACCAGAGCAGACATGTACGAGAGTTAGCCTACGGCTGTGGTAAATGTGGCAAAACCTTTCCCCAGAAGTCACAGTTTGTCACACACCACAGAACTcatacaggagagaaaccttataattGTAGccagtgtgggaaagccttctcTCAGAAGTCACAGCTCACATCCCATCAGAGGAcacacactggagagaaaccatatgaatgtggtgaatgtgggaaagccttctcCCGGAAGTCACATCTTATATCACACTGGAGGACACATACAGGGGAAAAACCCTACGTATGCAGCGAATGTGGGAGAGCCTTTAGCGAAAAGTCAAAtctcattaatcatcagagaatccatacaggagagaaaccctttGAGTGCAGAGAATGCAGGAAGGCTTTTAGCAGGAAGTCACAGCTTGTTACACATCACAGGACTCACACAGGAACCAAACCTTACGGATGTAGTGATTGTAGAAAAGCCTTCTTTGAGAAATCAGAGCTCATTAGACACCAGAcaattcacactggagagaagccttatgaatgtGGCGAATGCCAGAAAGCCTTTAGAGAGAGGTCAAGTCTCATCAATCATCAGAGaactcacacaggagagaaacctcatGGATGCATtcagtgtgggaaagccttctcCCAGAAGTCACATCTGATATCACATCAGATGACACACACCGGTGAGAAACCCTTTGTATGTAGCAAGTGTGGGCGGGCCTTCAGCAGGAAGTCTCAGCTTGTTAGACATCAGAGaactcacacaggagagaaaccctatggctgcagtgagtgtgggaaagctttcagtgAGAAATTAAgcctcactaatcatcagagaattcacacaggagaaaagccCTATGTGTGCactgaatgtgggaaagccttttgTCAGAAGTCACATCTCATATCACATCAGCGgacacacacaggagagaaaccctatgaatgcaccgaatgtgggaaagcctttggAGAGAAGTCAAGTCTTGCAACTCACCAGAGAACTCATACGGGAGAAAAACCCTATGAATGCCGGGACTGTGAAAAAGCCTTTTCCCAGAAATCCCAGCTCAATACTCACCAGAGAatccacacaggagagaaaccttatgaatgcaGTCTTTGTAGGAAAgctttctttgagaaatcagagCTAATTAGACATCACCGAACTCATACAGGAGAAAAACCTTATGAATGTGGTGAATGTAGAAAAGCCTTCAGGGAGAAATCAAGTCTCATCAATCATCAGAGAATacatacaggagagaaaccctttCAGTGCAGTGAATGTGGCAAAGCCTTCTCCCGGAAATCACACCTGATACCACATCAGAGGACACATACAGGAGAGAGGCCCTATGGATGCAGTGAGTGTATGAAGGCGTTCTCCCAGAAGTCACAGCTTgttaatcatcagagaattcataccgGAGAGAAACCTTATcaatgtaatgaatgtgggaaagccttctcCCAAAAGTCACAgctcattaatcatcagagaactcATACAGTAAAGAAATGA